The following is a genomic window from Theobroma cacao cultivar B97-61/B2 chromosome 10, Criollo_cocoa_genome_V2, whole genome shotgun sequence.
GGACTTGACAAACCAACTGTTTCCATCTCAAAAAGCCTCTCCGGAGAAAGTTTAGCTAACCAAATTAAGGCTTTCTTTGTTTTAGAATTTATCACAGCATAGTGCTCCTTGAGCACACTGATGAAAAATGACACATTTTCCTCCTTTCCACCAGCTGTTCCTTTGGTGAAAAATCCCGGCAGGTATGTTATGGACTCATGATTATCCCATGCTTCTTCTGGATCAGTACAGCTCTGATAAGCAGGGTCAGTGTTCATGCTACAAAACCATGCTACCTTAGCATCAGCTATACTTGAGTCTGCAAGTTTCCTCCACTTGTGACAGGCATCACACTGAACCCAAGTTTCATTACACATGGTACAACCAGCAGTAGCCTTCCCAGGCCTCATGCAACCATCTAATGCTCCATAGGATACACCAACTTGCTTTCCCCAATAGACATGTCTTGATCCATTCCTTATATGTGCATTCTTCTCAACTGCTTTTCCCTTACATGAAGCAGACAATCCATCATAAGCATAAAGAAGATTTTTCCTGATGTGACCCAAATTCCTTGGGGATCGAACCACCCATGTTACTGGCTCAAAGTATGAAGCTGATGGTGAATTGattcttctttcaaaacaAGAATCATTAAATTCTGCACTTCTCTCACCTGGATCCATCAACCTGGCCCTTTTAAGCAAAGAATGATTTGTTTCCTCCTTGAGACTAAACTTTCCTAAAGATGATTGTACCCTGAGGGCATTCTGACTTAGAGTCCTTTTACCCAAAATCATATTATTGCAGGTGAATTCATCGCCTCTAAGCtcataataaccacatttaTCATTACTATTGTGTGTGCACCAGATTATTTGAACACCCTCTGGTGGATCAGCCATGGTTCCTTGCGTTTTCAGAATAAGTGAAAGAGCAGTTATAGTCTTGCCCAAGCCAGGTTCATCACAGAACATTCCTCCACGAAAATCTCTGATAGTAGGAGCCATGCCAGTAACTATACTGCCAGAAACACTATTAACATAGAAGGAAAACCCATCTTCTGTTGAAAGTTCCATGAACAAAGGATGACGTAAAAACTCAGCACTCCGCTCACGTCTTAACATCCATTCAACTGCTGCCTGCTGATGAGGGAAAAGTTTAAGTTTCATACATGGCATTATCAATGCAGCCAAAGACCTTAGATGACGACAGGTTGCTGCTACCCTGGTAAGACCCATAGGGTCAAGTGTGGCTAGAATATTAATCAGGATATCATCAGCTAAGTCCCAAATGCCAGAAGTATGAGTGTCCTCAGCTGGTTGTACTCTAGAAGAATCAGTCATTCCCTTATTTATTACACTAGGCAAGCTCTTAAATATGTCATGAAGCTCATATAGCCTTTTATTAGAAGGGTCGACGCCATTACAATGCAACTTGCATCCTAGAACATGGCAATCAGAAACACTCCAGATGCTCCTTACATTTCCATGAGCATCCATACCAAACTCTGTTCCATTATTGAGCATCAAACTTCTCTCCTTCCAATCACAGCTGAAAAAGCAAACTACTTTAGAGGGGGGATAAAGGAAATATTGATGCAAATTTAAGGGGAAAATAACCTATTTAACTTGTGAAATCTACAACAAAAAAGCTACTTGCACAATGCAtccacaattaaaatttagtttcTTCGTGCATAAAAACAACACTAGTTTGTTGAGAAAACcatgcaaataaaaaattgttataCACAGTAGGAAACTACCCATTCAGCGATGTTGTTTGCTTTGCTCGCAAAAagtacaaaacaaaaaaggttTCCTGTTCAAGAAATTCTAGAATTAACGTTTAAAATAAACGATATGACCTACCTCAATTCAGATATCTGTCAGTTTATAGCCATTCCTCTTCAGCCACAGATTGGTATAAAAGGAATGTTGCAGTTAACCAATAGAACAAATGTGAGATTGAGCACTTGTAATTCAATGGTGCACAAATGCAACTCGCAATTGAGAATAAGGGTGAAAAAATAATCCCAATTCCTAAATAATAACAGTCAAGCAAGCTAGCACAATATCATCTCATTAGAACCAATGAACGATATAAAGAGGAGCTTTTATTCCAATTCTAACTTGCATACATCAGCATCATCACTATCTTCAATTTCCTTGTCATAATCATTCAATGAActttaacttataaaattgCAATCCAGCATCCACAACAAGACTCTAGCATCCTAACTAGAGTTACTTGGAATGTGGATTAATATGGTTCACAACTGGATTGCAATATGTCACTTATCTAAAATATGGTACAATGAGGGTGGTATTCTTTAATTCACTTAATAGGTGTGTATTTTAGCCTAAGTTgctttttagttaattttaaaatcctCTGAATTCCTGTTagtaaaaagtttaaaacattaaaatctcTCAATTACCCTCTgtttgaaaagttaaaaacataaagattcTTTTAATTCACAGTTggttaaaaagttaaaagccCTAGGTTACTTTGCACTACTTCTCTTCCCTCACACTTGTTGCTGACAGCACCATCTTCTTCCTTCCCAAAAGACACTACAATTTCAGACTATCATTGCAGTCTTCCTTGGTTCCTCTACCTTTTCCTTCTAGagatttcttctttcattCGTTTTCTTGATATTTGTGATTGGATCGCATGTTTCACCATTCCAGATCACAAACAATCCACGAATGCAATCATGCAAACCAATTAGTAAATCATAAGGGTTTGGTGAATTCTGGTAACTCTGATCCTAACTTCCGGTAAAACTCATTGTGAAAGCAGTTTCCTAACAATTTCACAAATACAGAACAGCCGATCTTGCAGCTATATTAAAAGGTTCTGCCTGGCTGGTCTTGCTTGTTgcttttcactttgttttggttttttactTTGTTAAAAGTAgctaaaaaaaagttaaaagagaATTCTATACTTGATTAAAAAGGagcaaataattaaatacgCATTCATACGTAGTCATACTCCTCCTTAGAAAAGTAAAATCATCcataaattttaatctttaattatTCCAAAACACTGCTATTTAAGACTAACAGCATCTACATTGCtactaaattaataaacttgcttttaaaaagaattgaaaacgAAAATACCTTAAGTGCCTAAACAAGGAACCAGCAACCGAACCGGACCGAGGAAACTGCCAACCGGCCCATAGCTCAATCGGCAAATAAACATCCACAAGCACGACCGCCCTcgcctcctcctcctcctctccACTCTCCTCCACTCTCAGAACCCTCGCGTAGATCTTCACGCACTTATGAGCCACCAATGCATGAAACTGGTGCACCACACTCATACTCCCATTCACCATCCCAATCCTCCTCCTCCCACCTTTCTTCCTCGAGCTCCCCGCATTATCGTGATTCGAAGCGTGGCCGTTTCGTATCACGGAAAGAACGACGCCGTTTTGGGACCGGAAGCAAATGTTGCCGTCGTCGTCGGTGGTGAGGTGGCAAGGAGTGGAGAAGGGGATGGTCGTGGTAACGGATTGGGAAGGAACCGCGAGGACCGTACAAAGGTAACCACAGAGTTTGTGATCGGGTACGGTCTCGTCCATTGGATGCAGCTTCGAATCTTTTAGGGTtttaaattggaatttaaattttaaggtTTCATTGGATTTTTCTCCTTGCgtaaggagaaagaaagatcGAAGACGAAGAAGGAAAGACTTTGTCTGGAggcggttttttttttggagagGAGGAGTTTGTTTAGACTTCAGATTGGGTGAGCTGAGGTGGGTCCAGGGGTTTTATTATGGTGCTTAAAGGTGTAGGGTTTAATGTTGGTATCGGTTGTTTTCATCACCGTTGCCCGTTGGTTGTTATTGTCAATGTTCTAGCtttatgctttggtttttgtttttcgaTGGTTTTTCACTTTCCAGTTTGAGCCCGTGGATTTGATTGAGGTTTGCTGGGTTTCATAGATCCAACGGCTTGAACGgtcaaaccaaaattaacACGTGATTGTGAAATCAGGTGATCTTGAAAATTGCATAGAAgggaatttatttttctttaaataatttaaaattttatataatttttttatttttattacgtttaattaaacgtatataaattttattgaatatattaaaaaaatatttatttatttaaatttttaaatactttaaaattttatttaaatattatgtttttttttttgcttttacatatattttatggataaattttgtttttataaaggtttaaactgttaatttttaataaaattataaaatatctgtaaatataaaaaattaaattaatttttaaaattaaaaatattttgataattttattgagTGAAATTCATAATGTTATATGACAACAAATTTATCTgtcaaaaattattaatcgatctaatattagtaaaaaataaaaaataaataaacagaaaatataagtaaattttatccttaaattttatatatatctgTTTAAAAAATGACGTTTAAGTTTTTTTGagtacatataaatatttgaccttaaaaaaaaacccaaaactatttaaaaagtaaaagcaCTTGACAAAATTCATACAAAACAAAGCCCAACCGAACTCACAAAACCTAAGAGAACTTAACTTAACGAAGAACAAGGAAGACCTGATACTGACATGGCAAGAGACAGCTGCTTGGCTCGCGTCACTGCCGGTGCCGCCGTCGGAGGTGCTGTTGGCGGTGCCGTCGGTAAGTTTCCTATTCTTCCATTACTCGATAAAACCCTAAACCTCATTGCTCTGTTTTTAGTTactgaaaaatagaaaaaaacaaTGTTAAATTTGTTTCAATTAGATTAACAGTAATAATTATTactatctttttttaaaatatttccgTAATCATGAAATtatcttttgtttgtttaatttagtGATTCTGGAactgaaatatatataaatttctgAACTTTAGGGTTTTTGaacaaataattattattttcatagtattttttggcttttttggATTATAGATTTGTCTGATTCTATTTTCTATCATTGATAATTTGCAAagaaaattattcttttttagtATTACTCTTACTATTCTTTCCctagaaaagagaaaataaataaataaaggctGATATTCAAGGTGTTAATTTGGTACTAATGTAAAAATTGCTTCtttcttaacttattttttttgtttgttacCAAACCAAGAAAACGTTGTACTTCAATTTTCGGTTAGCTAAGTccttgttttgattttttcttttacatggttgattttttttatttgttataagGTTTCAACTTTATGCTTTGctaataattgataaaattagaaaattagTTGCCTTGTTGAATGTTGTTGTTGAGTAGTTAAGACTAAGTGGTGAAGAATCTAGTTCGTAGAAAGTATGGTTCAATCAGTAGTTAAAGTGTCTGAGACAGAGATAGAGGTGATATATTGAAACTCTATATGGAGTTTATGTGGCTTGACCTGTCCCCTCAGTATAAGCAGGAGTAAATTAAGAACATaattaaaagacaaaaattgGTTAGTATGTGTGTTTGTTGTTTAGGGTTTAGAACTGTGCCATATGTAATGAATATATGTATTATTTACATGGGgcactattttttttacttgagtATATTTGGCATTATTCAAGGGTAGTCTCCTGTGAATCTCTAAAGAGGATAGAAAGATCAGGATGAATGATTGGGGGGGGGGGCGGGGTTCAGATTACTCTTTTTAATATAACAATGTTCCATTTTTATGTCTAAAGAGGTACTGTTTGAGGATAATGTGCAGTATTCTTTTCCTGGATCAGTCAGTTTTGACACAATTTTGTTAATATTTGGATGCATTGTATTTTGATACACAGCTCTACTTCTGTTTTTCATATCTGGGATTGTAAATAAACTTAATTTATGTACTTGTGTTTGTGCAGGTGCTGTTTATGGGACTTATGAGGCTATTAGATATAAGGTAAAGTCCattatttacttttcttttaaaagatGAAACCATGTTGATTCTTTGTTGGCTTTTTTAATCATTGTGTGTAACTTACCAAGTTATTTACAAAAAGTGATGAAACTTCTATGCGTATATGGTCGATATTTCTCTAAACCTGACTAAGAGATATGCTCTGTCTTGCTGTTTTTACTTCTTCCATGGTAACAGAGGTGGTTAGAATAAAAATGAGTTTGTCAACAGTTTCAAATTCTATTGCCTTTGGCATTGTTGGTTTGCTCTCAATTCTGATTAAGTTGTTCTTCATGTGAATTGAGGGAGGTCCATTAACTTAGACTCTAGAATTAAACAGTGTTATCTTCATATGGCATCTCGTTGATTATTGAGGAATTACAAATGATTTCATACACATAGAAGGAATGAAAGGGGAGTAATGAAGACCGAAACTGGTACTATCAACTCCAACTATTTAGGGTTAAGGCTTAGCTTATTTGTTTAGAGGTTAAATATGACTGAGTTGCCTAGGTGTCATATACTGATTACCATTGCGCTTTATTCTAACTGTAAGCATTTGTGTATGAGCTGACACTATAGCTTTTCCTACCCTTTCTGCACTTCTTCCACCTTGGAAGTCTTCGGCTTCTTCACTGCTGATAAGGGGAAATTTCACTCTTGTTTTTAATGTgggttctttttcttttcaaaaaaaaaatgaactgaGTTGCCTAATTTACAGATGAGTATTTTGGTAATTATATTGTATTTGGAATAGGCCAGATTATTGGATGGgcctatattttctttttctaacaTTAGATTTTTGTCACATATAACCTGAGgatttaagaatttaaaatttgtaaataagACAGCAATCttttaaagttattaaatAAGACAGC
Proteins encoded in this region:
- the LOC18587288 gene encoding reactive oxygen species modulator 1, with protein sequence MARDSCLARVTAGAAVGGAVGGAVGAVYGTYEAIRYKVPGMLKIRYIGQTTLGSAAIFGLFLGAGSLIHCGKSY